The following proteins are co-located in the Cyprinus carpio isolate SPL01 chromosome B19, ASM1834038v1, whole genome shotgun sequence genome:
- the LOC109050951 gene encoding zinc finger MYM-type protein 4-like isoform X7: MCVAKSRVNRRHCCLQRGRTTLVQKETVIEPDALSADNSWDTEEDDEVYYADDFESTSGKQKNPRTCPEQRGKLILNVTNPPTEPSTSLSTFGSYYALPPTWHYQMDDPAEAGLQMEECYDVNANMDSVAYLEDENSGLGSPSAAGVFMASEDFKGHPDMCQGEDMAQCSEELVITKVEDTNEMALDQNDDYNGMTEVDGSEVSETQRAKDIKSRTMESSAEMAVDKEVKATQPSSIMLLKIKDEPMDEEWKKAPHSPMGNIKDDEDFDQAPDDIKIQEAPVGVPEKAPSIPAKSIPSLKRHGVLCTACNKVMLKGHTAFQRSGSSKLYCSPQCLCNSKKKTCHCCFKEIHDENIKITLVDMSGTVKEFCSQECRSALNFKCSVCEKTGVTHSHEVNYMGSIHKLCSDSCFNQFRSSNKLNMNSCVNCGGYCYGTDSQCPSLRMEDRVMKFCSQNCLTAYKKRSLKLVTCKMCHALRPAEDAVDSPNSEGIRELFCSTSCVMASKVQTGSSSGVPVECSNCKLKLVPQYHISTLDGSVQNFCSYSCVLAYQESFNKTKPNMPVNKVTSTSKNTSTPKTSAPKPAPVESSSSAKTSTSSGPGQTVTKIPCFQCLNFFFHRPELLEFRRKMYAFCGNTCIDEFRRIYRMEARCEHCKLDKIVKIVRRINKVDRSFCSERCKTLFEHSLFKRWGKKHCCNCFYCNSTSKTVVTDVFDGKQEEFCGNDCLLKQNSLMRQEIKCSMCRQAKKITETVKWLGEMKHFCSLRCLMFFCSLQGITGVVANKSLATQGVTPVSSAVPQSTKEGTPVIANVVSLSSASNNQPGVLGNAGPKGSVPVKVTGNKRAVKAPVSSSQTQKDKDLPYKSISKNKATSCKPHTCDAETQMDGTPKVIVLPVPVPVYVPVPMHLYTQYIPQSVGLPLPVPVPLFFPTTLDNAEHIVKTIQEIKEKIPDDPLEADLIMMAEMVAEDAEKEKQIISSDQTGNIMEDLDLEDLSSNLSWEEDYVSSAQTWDQTPEPERPPPSRSATLTPVSTAAEEPQMDLEADFPIESIERFRRQMQKEISSGKQRSRKRGHDGFPEKKQGSKCASAPPNSLSKLQHEYGVKAWKKWVRWRSTQPNMESLKFGSRSMTLKEDLLKCCTAELSYGLCKFISEVRRPNGEKYSPDSIFYLCLGIQQYLFENNRMENIFADVFYAKFCHEMSNILRGWKPTILPSGYVHSRVEEYHLWDCKQLGAFSPGVLLNTLLYFFTKYFNYKTVEQHRRLSFGHIKRYSRGQANNKVSFLRFYPPKEDESMDGVPVKKKKKEGERQRVLKIRQNSENPLRCPVRLYEFYLSKCSPGIRQDTTQFYLSPERSCVPSSPTWFSTTSLSDEVLDSMLTRVLTVRELHLERDKSPNETDSDSDSDFTPI, from the exons ATGTGCGTAGCAAAATCTCGCGTGAACCGACGCCATTGTTGTTTACAGAGAGGGAGGACGACGCTTGTGCAGAAG GAGACTGTGATTGAACCAGACGCCCTCTCAGCAGACAACAGTTGGGATACAGAGGAAGATGATGAGGTGTATTATGCAGATGATTTTGAGTCAACTTCAGGAAAGCAAAAGAACCCCAGAACCTGCCCTGAACAACGTGGTAAACTCATTTTGAATGTTACAAATCCACCTACAGAGCCATCTACATCTCTATCTACTTTTGGGTCCTACTATGCTCTTCCACCCACATGGCACTACCAAATG GATGATCCCGCTGAGGCTGGGCTACAGATGGAAGAATGTTATGATGTAAACGCCAACATGGATTCTGTTGCTTATTTAGAAG ATGAGAACTCTGGGCTGGGCTCTCCGTCTGCAGCAGGTGTCTTTATGGCCAGTGAGGATTTTAAAGGGCATCCAGACATGTGCCAGGGGGAGGACATGGCCCAGTGTTCAGAAGAGCTTGTGATCACTAAAGTTGAGGACACTAATGAAATGGCACTGGACCAGAATGATGATTACAATGGGATGACGGAAGTGGATGGTTCAGAAGTTTCAG AAACACAGAGAGCCAAAGACATAAAAAGCAGGACTATGGAATCATCTGCTGAAATG GCTGTTGACAAAGAAGTTAAAGCAACCCAGCCCTCTTCAATAATGCTTTTGAAGATCAAGGATGAACCGATGGATGAGGAATGGAAAAAAGCACCACATTCCCCGATGGGAAACATTAAGGATGATGAG GATTTTGACCAAGCACCGGATGATATCAAGATACAAG AAGCTCCAGTAGGCGTCCCAGAAAAGGCACCATCAATCCCAGCAAAATCCAttccatctttaaaaagacatggGGTTTTGTGCACAGCCTGTAATAAGGTCATGCTGAAGGGACACACAGCATTTCAGCGTAGTGGCTCTTCTAAACTCTACTGCTCGCCTCAATGTCTCTGCAACTCTAAGAAGAAAACATGTCACTGCTGCTTTAA AGAAATTCATGATGAGAATATCAAAATTACCCTGGTAGACATGTCAGGAACTGTGAAGGAGTTCTGCAGTCAGGAATGCCGCAGCGCTTTAAACTTcaagtgcagtgtgtgtgagaagaCAGGAGTG ACTCATAGTCATGAGGTGAATTACATGGGCTCCATTCATAAGCTGTGTAGCGACAGCTGCTTCAACCAGTTCCGCTCCTCCAATAAGCTGAACATGAACAGCTGTGTGAACTGTGGAGGATATTGCTACGGCACAGACAGTCAGTGTCCATCTCTACGGATGGAGGACAGAGTTATGAAGTTCTGCAGCCAAAACTGCCTCACAGCCTACAAAAAG AGGAGTCTGAAACTTGTCACCTGCAAAATGTGTCATGCCCTGCGCCCAGCTGAAGATGCGGTGGACAGTCCAAACTCAGAGGGCATCAGGGAGCTTTTCTGCTCCACTTCCTGTGTCATGGCAAGTAAAGTCCAGACTGGCAGTTCGTCAG GTGTTCCAGTGGAATGCAGCAACTGCAAGCTTAAACTAGTGCCTCAGTACCACATATCCACGTTAGATGGATCCGTTCAGAACTTCTGCTCTTATTCCTGTGTACTAGCATATCAG GAGTCCTTCAATAAGACGAAACCTAACATGCCGGTAAATAAAGTAACCTCTACAAGCAAAAACACATCTACCCCAAAAACTTCTGCCCCCAAACCTGCTCCCGTAGAGTCCAGCTCATCAGCGAAGACCAGTACTTCCAGTGGTCCAGGGCAGACAGTCACCAAGATCCCCTGCTTTCAGTGTCTGAACTTCTTCTTCCACAGACCAGAGCTGCTGGAGTTTAGG AGGAAAATGTACGCTTTCTGTGGTAACACTTGTATTGATGAGTTCAGAAGGATTTACCGCATGGAGGCTCGCTGTGAACACTGCAAGCTcgataaaattgtaaaaatagtgAGAAGGATAAACAAGGTTGACCGCTCTTTCTGCAGTGAGA GATGCAAGACGCTCTTTGAGCATAGCCTGTTCAAACGCTGGGGAAAGAAACACTGTTGCAACTGCTTTTACTGTAACAGCACTTCTAAGACTGTAGTGACTGATGTCTTTGATGGGAAGCAAGAGGAGTTCTGTGGGAACGATTGCTTGTTAAAACAAAATTCACTGATGCgtcag GAAATAAAGTGCTCCATGTGCAGGCAGGCCAAGAAGATAACTGAGACTGTGAAATGGCTGGGTGAGATGAAGCATTTCTGCAGCCTGCGGTGTCTGATGTTCTTCTGCAGTCTGCAGGGCATCACTGGAGTCGTTGCAAATAAATCTCTTGCCACACAAG GAGTGACCCCAGTATCCTCTGCAGTTCCTCAAAGTACTAAAGAGGGCACCCCTGTCATTGCTAATGTCGTCTCGCTTTCAAGTGCATCCAACAACCAGCCAGGTGTTTTGGGAAACGCAGGTCCAAAAG GCTCTGTTCCTGTAAAAGTCACAGGAAAT AAGCGTGCTGTGAAAGCTCCTGTCTCTTCATCCCAAACCCAGAAAGACAAGGACTTGCCATATAAATCCATAAGCAAAAACAAAGCCACATCCTGTAAACCTCACACCTGTGATGCTGAAACACAAATGG ATGGAACTCCTAAGGTGATCGTGCTGCCCGTGCCAGTGCCAGTGTATGTGCCAGTTCCCATGCATCTCTACACTCAATACATTCCACAGTCTGTGGGGCTTCCACTTCCG GTTCCAGTGCCCTTGTTCTTCCCCACTACTCTGGACAATGCCGAGCACATTGTGAAGACCATTCAAGAAATCAAAGAGAAGATCCCTGATGACCCTCTGGAGGCCGACCTCATCATGATGGCAGAGATGGTGGCTGAGGATGCAGAGAAGGAGAAACAAATCATCTCTAGTG ATCAGACTGGTAACATAATGGAGGATCTTGATTTGGAAGATCTATCTAGCAATCTGAGTTGGGAGGAGGACTATGTGTCTTCTGCACAGACATGGGATCAAACCCCTGAACCTGAGAGGCCTCCTCCATCCAGATCTGCCACACTGACCCCTGTCTCCACCGCCGCAGAAGAGCCACAGATGGACTTGGAGGCTGATTTCCCAATCG AGAGCATTGAACGTTTTAGAAGGCAAATGCAAAAGGAGATCAGTTCTGGCAAACAGAGATCACGCAAGAGAGGACATGATGGCTTCCCTGAGAAGAAACAG GGCAGTAAGTGTGCATCAGCACCTCCAAACAGCCTCTCCAAACTGCAGCATGAGTACGGAGTCAAAGCCTGGAAGAAGTGGGTACGCTGGAGGAGCACCCAACCCAACATGGAGTCTCTCAAATTTGGCT CGCGAAGTATGACACTAAAAGAAGACTTATTGAAGTGCTGCACTGCTGAACTAAGCTATGGCCTCTGCAAGTTCATTTCTGAAGTTCGTCGACCCAACGGAGAGAAATACAGCCCTGACAGCATCTTTTATCTCTGCTTGGGAATCCAGCAG TACCTGTTTGAGAACAATCGGATGGAGAACATCTTCGCTGATGTCTTCTACGCCAAATTCTGCCATGAAATGAGCAACATACTCAGAGGGTGGAAGCCAACTATTTTGCCCAGTG GTTATGTTCATTCTCGTGTGGAGGAGTATCATCTGTGGGACTGTAAGCAGCTGGGGGCGTTTTCACCCGGTGTGCTGCTCAACACGCTGCTCTACTTCTTCACCAAGTACTTCAACTACAAGACAGTGGAGCAGCACCGCCGCCTCTCTTTTGGCCACATCAAACGCTACTCTCGAGGCCAGGCCAACAACAAAGTGTCCTTCCTGCGTTTCTATCCCCCGAAAGAGGATGAAAGCATGG ACGGTGTCcctgtgaagaagaagaagaaggaaggtGAACGGCAAAGGGTGCTAAAAATACGACAGAATTCAGAGAATCCTCTTCGCTGTCCTGTCAGGCTTTACGAGTTCTATCTCTCAAAATG CTCGCCCGGCATAAGACAAGACACAACGCAGTTTTACCTGAGCCCCGAGCGCTCCTGTGTACCCAGCAGTCCCACGTGGTTCTCAACCACCTCTCTGAGTGACGAGGTTCTGGACAGCATGCTCACACGTGTTCTCACTGTCAGAGAGCTGCACCTGGAGAGAGACAAATCACCCAACGAGACTGATTCAGACAGTGACTCTGACTTCACACCGATTTAG
- the LOC109050951 gene encoding zinc finger MYM-type protein 4-like isoform X3: MVLTCAYPGCRNLFKSVRLRASTQTGKLTFHRFPTYEPDRLHLWLLALQMDVTTPMRLLKVWRVCSEHFSPDDFKTISGNQVLLKSSAVPMFVSGRTEETVIEPDALSADNSWDTEEDDEVYYADDFESTSGKQKNPRTCPEQRGKLILNVTNPPTEPSTSLSTFGSYYALPPTWHYQMDDPAEAGLQMEECYDVNANMDSVAYLEDENSGLGSPSAAGVFMASEDFKGHPDMCQGEDMAQCSEELVITKVEDTNEMALDQNDDYNGMTEVDGSEVSETQRAKDIKSRTMESSAEMAVDKEVKATQPSSIMLLKIKDEPMDEEWKKAPHSPMGNIKDDEDFDQAPDDIKIQEAPVGVPEKAPSIPAKSIPSLKRHGVLCTACNKVMLKGHTAFQRSGSSKLYCSPQCLCNSKKKTCHCCFKEIHDENIKITLVDMSGTVKEFCSQECRSALNFKCSVCEKTGVTHSHEVNYMGSIHKLCSDSCFNQFRSSNKLNMNSCVNCGGYCYGTDSQCPSLRMEDRVMKFCSQNCLTAYKKRSLKLVTCKMCHALRPAEDAVDSPNSEGIRELFCSTSCVMASKVQTGSSSGVPVECSNCKLKLVPQYHISTLDGSVQNFCSYSCVLAYQESFNKTKPNMPVNKVTSTSKNTSTPKTSAPKPAPVESSSSAKTSTSSGPGQTVTKIPCFQCLNFFFHRPELLEFRRKMYAFCGNTCIDEFRRIYRMEARCEHCKLDKIVKIVRRINKVDRSFCSERCKTLFEHSLFKRWGKKHCCNCFYCNSTSKTVVTDVFDGKQEEFCGNDCLLKQNSLMRQEIKCSMCRQAKKITETVKWLGEMKHFCSLRCLMFFCSLQGITGVVANKSLATQGVTPVSSAVPQSTKEGTPVIANVVSLSSASNNQPGVLGNAGPKGSVPVKVTGNKRAVKAPVSSSQTQKDKDLPYKSISKNKATSCKPHTCDAETQMDGTPKVIVLPVPVPVYVPVPMHLYTQYIPQSVGLPLPVPVPLFFPTTLDNAEHIVKTIQEIKEKIPDDPLEADLIMMAEMVAEDAEKEKQIISSDQTGNIMEDLDLEDLSSNLSWEEDYVSSAQTWDQTPEPERPPPSRSATLTPVSTAAEEPQMDLEADFPIESIERFRRQMQKEISSGKQRSRKRGHDGFPEKKQGSKCASAPPNSLSKLQHEYGVKAWKKWVRWRSTQPNMESLKFGSRSMTLKEDLLKCCTAELSYGLCKFISEVRRPNGEKYSPDSIFYLCLGIQQYLFENNRMENIFADVFYAKFCHEMSNILRGWKPTILPSGYVHSRVEEYHLWDCKQLGAFSPGVLLNTLLYFFTKYFNYKTVEQHRRLSFGHIKRYSRGQANNKVSFLRFYPPKEDESMDGVPVKKKKKEGERQRVLKIRQNSENPLRCPVRLYEFYLSKCSPGIRQDTTQFYLSPERSCVPSSPTWFSTTSLSDEVLDSMLTRVLTVRELHLERDKSPNETDSDSDSDFTPI, encoded by the exons ATGGTGCTTACATGTGCTTATCCTGGATGCCGCAACCTATTTAAAAGCGTCAGATTACGTGCGTCAACTCAAACCGGAAAATTGACTTTTCACCGATTCCCAACATATGAGCCGGATCGACTGCATTTATGGTTACTTGCTCTTCAGATGGACGTTACTACGCCTATGAGGTTACTCAAAGTATGGAGGGTCTGCAGTGAGCATTTTTCCCCTGATGACTTCAAAACCATCAGTGGGAATCAAGTCTTACTCAAATCATCAGCGGTGCCTATGTTTGTTTCAGGACGAACCGAG GAGACTGTGATTGAACCAGACGCCCTCTCAGCAGACAACAGTTGGGATACAGAGGAAGATGATGAGGTGTATTATGCAGATGATTTTGAGTCAACTTCAGGAAAGCAAAAGAACCCCAGAACCTGCCCTGAACAACGTGGTAAACTCATTTTGAATGTTACAAATCCACCTACAGAGCCATCTACATCTCTATCTACTTTTGGGTCCTACTATGCTCTTCCACCCACATGGCACTACCAAATG GATGATCCCGCTGAGGCTGGGCTACAGATGGAAGAATGTTATGATGTAAACGCCAACATGGATTCTGTTGCTTATTTAGAAG ATGAGAACTCTGGGCTGGGCTCTCCGTCTGCAGCAGGTGTCTTTATGGCCAGTGAGGATTTTAAAGGGCATCCAGACATGTGCCAGGGGGAGGACATGGCCCAGTGTTCAGAAGAGCTTGTGATCACTAAAGTTGAGGACACTAATGAAATGGCACTGGACCAGAATGATGATTACAATGGGATGACGGAAGTGGATGGTTCAGAAGTTTCAG AAACACAGAGAGCCAAAGACATAAAAAGCAGGACTATGGAATCATCTGCTGAAATG GCTGTTGACAAAGAAGTTAAAGCAACCCAGCCCTCTTCAATAATGCTTTTGAAGATCAAGGATGAACCGATGGATGAGGAATGGAAAAAAGCACCACATTCCCCGATGGGAAACATTAAGGATGATGAG GATTTTGACCAAGCACCGGATGATATCAAGATACAAG AAGCTCCAGTAGGCGTCCCAGAAAAGGCACCATCAATCCCAGCAAAATCCAttccatctttaaaaagacatggGGTTTTGTGCACAGCCTGTAATAAGGTCATGCTGAAGGGACACACAGCATTTCAGCGTAGTGGCTCTTCTAAACTCTACTGCTCGCCTCAATGTCTCTGCAACTCTAAGAAGAAAACATGTCACTGCTGCTTTAA AGAAATTCATGATGAGAATATCAAAATTACCCTGGTAGACATGTCAGGAACTGTGAAGGAGTTCTGCAGTCAGGAATGCCGCAGCGCTTTAAACTTcaagtgcagtgtgtgtgagaagaCAGGAGTG ACTCATAGTCATGAGGTGAATTACATGGGCTCCATTCATAAGCTGTGTAGCGACAGCTGCTTCAACCAGTTCCGCTCCTCCAATAAGCTGAACATGAACAGCTGTGTGAACTGTGGAGGATATTGCTACGGCACAGACAGTCAGTGTCCATCTCTACGGATGGAGGACAGAGTTATGAAGTTCTGCAGCCAAAACTGCCTCACAGCCTACAAAAAG AGGAGTCTGAAACTTGTCACCTGCAAAATGTGTCATGCCCTGCGCCCAGCTGAAGATGCGGTGGACAGTCCAAACTCAGAGGGCATCAGGGAGCTTTTCTGCTCCACTTCCTGTGTCATGGCAAGTAAAGTCCAGACTGGCAGTTCGTCAG GTGTTCCAGTGGAATGCAGCAACTGCAAGCTTAAACTAGTGCCTCAGTACCACATATCCACGTTAGATGGATCCGTTCAGAACTTCTGCTCTTATTCCTGTGTACTAGCATATCAG GAGTCCTTCAATAAGACGAAACCTAACATGCCGGTAAATAAAGTAACCTCTACAAGCAAAAACACATCTACCCCAAAAACTTCTGCCCCCAAACCTGCTCCCGTAGAGTCCAGCTCATCAGCGAAGACCAGTACTTCCAGTGGTCCAGGGCAGACAGTCACCAAGATCCCCTGCTTTCAGTGTCTGAACTTCTTCTTCCACAGACCAGAGCTGCTGGAGTTTAGG AGGAAAATGTACGCTTTCTGTGGTAACACTTGTATTGATGAGTTCAGAAGGATTTACCGCATGGAGGCTCGCTGTGAACACTGCAAGCTcgataaaattgtaaaaatagtgAGAAGGATAAACAAGGTTGACCGCTCTTTCTGCAGTGAGA GATGCAAGACGCTCTTTGAGCATAGCCTGTTCAAACGCTGGGGAAAGAAACACTGTTGCAACTGCTTTTACTGTAACAGCACTTCTAAGACTGTAGTGACTGATGTCTTTGATGGGAAGCAAGAGGAGTTCTGTGGGAACGATTGCTTGTTAAAACAAAATTCACTGATGCgtcag GAAATAAAGTGCTCCATGTGCAGGCAGGCCAAGAAGATAACTGAGACTGTGAAATGGCTGGGTGAGATGAAGCATTTCTGCAGCCTGCGGTGTCTGATGTTCTTCTGCAGTCTGCAGGGCATCACTGGAGTCGTTGCAAATAAATCTCTTGCCACACAAG GAGTGACCCCAGTATCCTCTGCAGTTCCTCAAAGTACTAAAGAGGGCACCCCTGTCATTGCTAATGTCGTCTCGCTTTCAAGTGCATCCAACAACCAGCCAGGTGTTTTGGGAAACGCAGGTCCAAAAG GCTCTGTTCCTGTAAAAGTCACAGGAAAT AAGCGTGCTGTGAAAGCTCCTGTCTCTTCATCCCAAACCCAGAAAGACAAGGACTTGCCATATAAATCCATAAGCAAAAACAAAGCCACATCCTGTAAACCTCACACCTGTGATGCTGAAACACAAATGG ATGGAACTCCTAAGGTGATCGTGCTGCCCGTGCCAGTGCCAGTGTATGTGCCAGTTCCCATGCATCTCTACACTCAATACATTCCACAGTCTGTGGGGCTTCCACTTCCG GTTCCAGTGCCCTTGTTCTTCCCCACTACTCTGGACAATGCCGAGCACATTGTGAAGACCATTCAAGAAATCAAAGAGAAGATCCCTGATGACCCTCTGGAGGCCGACCTCATCATGATGGCAGAGATGGTGGCTGAGGATGCAGAGAAGGAGAAACAAATCATCTCTAGTG ATCAGACTGGTAACATAATGGAGGATCTTGATTTGGAAGATCTATCTAGCAATCTGAGTTGGGAGGAGGACTATGTGTCTTCTGCACAGACATGGGATCAAACCCCTGAACCTGAGAGGCCTCCTCCATCCAGATCTGCCACACTGACCCCTGTCTCCACCGCCGCAGAAGAGCCACAGATGGACTTGGAGGCTGATTTCCCAATCG AGAGCATTGAACGTTTTAGAAGGCAAATGCAAAAGGAGATCAGTTCTGGCAAACAGAGATCACGCAAGAGAGGACATGATGGCTTCCCTGAGAAGAAACAG GGCAGTAAGTGTGCATCAGCACCTCCAAACAGCCTCTCCAAACTGCAGCATGAGTACGGAGTCAAAGCCTGGAAGAAGTGGGTACGCTGGAGGAGCACCCAACCCAACATGGAGTCTCTCAAATTTGGCT CGCGAAGTATGACACTAAAAGAAGACTTATTGAAGTGCTGCACTGCTGAACTAAGCTATGGCCTCTGCAAGTTCATTTCTGAAGTTCGTCGACCCAACGGAGAGAAATACAGCCCTGACAGCATCTTTTATCTCTGCTTGGGAATCCAGCAG TACCTGTTTGAGAACAATCGGATGGAGAACATCTTCGCTGATGTCTTCTACGCCAAATTCTGCCATGAAATGAGCAACATACTCAGAGGGTGGAAGCCAACTATTTTGCCCAGTG GTTATGTTCATTCTCGTGTGGAGGAGTATCATCTGTGGGACTGTAAGCAGCTGGGGGCGTTTTCACCCGGTGTGCTGCTCAACACGCTGCTCTACTTCTTCACCAAGTACTTCAACTACAAGACAGTGGAGCAGCACCGCCGCCTCTCTTTTGGCCACATCAAACGCTACTCTCGAGGCCAGGCCAACAACAAAGTGTCCTTCCTGCGTTTCTATCCCCCGAAAGAGGATGAAAGCATGG ACGGTGTCcctgtgaagaagaagaagaaggaaggtGAACGGCAAAGGGTGCTAAAAATACGACAGAATTCAGAGAATCCTCTTCGCTGTCCTGTCAGGCTTTACGAGTTCTATCTCTCAAAATG CTCGCCCGGCATAAGACAAGACACAACGCAGTTTTACCTGAGCCCCGAGCGCTCCTGTGTACCCAGCAGTCCCACGTGGTTCTCAACCACCTCTCTGAGTGACGAGGTTCTGGACAGCATGCTCACACGTGTTCTCACTGTCAGAGAGCTGCACCTGGAGAGAGACAAATCACCCAACGAGACTGATTCAGACAGTGACTCTGACTTCACACCGATTTAG